The DNA segment CAACACCAAAGTGCTCAAAAGGGAATTCGAGCCGAACGATCTCGTCCTAAGGCGAAACGACATTGGCCTACCGACCCCTGGAGCAGGCAAGCTGGCGGCAAACTGGGAAGGCCCTTATAGAATCAAAGAAGCAATGGGGAAAGGCGCTTTCAAGTTAGAGAGGCTAAATGGTAAGGAAGTCCCAAGAACATGGAATGCAAACAACTTGAGAAGGTTCTACTCCTGACACGCGGGGCGACACGCCGACCAACCAAGCTAAGTGGTTAAGATGCGAATTTAAACTTTCCATTATGACCTACGGGTCCCTTATGCAATTACCGAATAAGATATACTTGCGCagattttctcttttgtttttctcttttccagACAACACGCTCTATCGCAACCCGACAACGATGCGCGGCCCcaggactgatcaccccgggagcccATCAAATACCGTGATAACAAACGACTACGCAAAAGGCCACGGCTCGTTAATATAAACGACAACTATAAACCAGTAACGGTTAATAGAAACGATGGCACAACCAAACGTATAAGGAAGAGTTAAATACGTTAAAACGGGCAAACGACTAAATAGTCAAATTGTTCATAAAAGCCAAAATAAAACGGCTAAACTACAAAAGTTTTAGACAGAGAGTTCATTTCTTGGGGACGTCAACAATCTTGCCATCTTTAATGACCTTGAGAACACCGATCGCCGATGTGTCGAACTCGGGGGCAACAATTTTAACCTGAGCTTTGAGGGCCTCCTCGGTCGCCAAAATCGCACCCTTCCCTTGCTTGACGACGTCTTTATACTTTGCCTTCCATGTTGCCAGTTCAGCCTCCGCGATTTGCTTCTCTTTCTCGATTTCGGCCACCCGTTTCTGTGCCGTGCCGACCTGACTCTCCAAAGCCATTTCGCGCTTGACAAGACGTGAAACCGTGGCGTCCGACTCTTCCAATTTCTTCTCGGCGGTTGTGGCCTTCTTTTCGGCAGCGGTAGCTTTCTTCTCGGCGGCGTCAAGTTTCTCCTCAGATTGGGTCAACTGCTCCCGGAGAGTCTCAACTTCACTTTTGAGCTCATTATTAGCCTTCCCAGCAGACTCCAACCTCCTGCGGAGGGACTCCATCCCAGACAATTCGAACTCGGCTTTCCGAGCTATCACTGCGCCGCGTAGGAGGGTACGGTACATCCACCTCGCCTGCCCGGCAAGTGATGACTCATGAAAATATTCTTCAGTACCGGGAATCAACTGGGAATCTATAAAGTTCCCGGCGTCAAAATTCCTCTCCATGACAGTAAGGACCCCTTCAGGACTGGACGACgccttcctcttcctcttgaagCTAGGGACCTCTTCCACCTCGTCATCGGCATCAGGGTTAGACGTCGAACCCCCAGTGCCGATCACCTCACGGAAAGGGGAAGCATGAACTGCCTTGTCGCCTTCGATCGCGGCACCTTGAGCCGAGGTGCCGGTCTCGTCGACCGCAGCCCCTTGCTCGGAAGCAACCTTGTCCTCCGGAGGAGCAGCAGGCTTCCCAGCAGCAGATTTCTCATTACCTTCCTCGTCATCACTTCGACACAGGAAG comes from the Arachis duranensis cultivar V14167 chromosome 7, aradu.V14167.gnm2.J7QH, whole genome shotgun sequence genome and includes:
- the LOC107458950 gene encoding uncharacterized protein LOC107458950, producing the protein MSAEVTGLPDLFQTFLCRSDDEEGNEKSAAGKPAAPPEDKVASEQGAAVDETGTSAQGAAIEGDKAVHASPFREVIGTGGSTSNPDADDEVEEVPSFKRKRKASSSPEGVLTVMERNFDAGNFIDSQLIPGTEEYFHESSLAGQARWMYRTLLRGAVIARKAEFELSGMESLRRRLESAGKANNELKSEVETLREQLTQSEEKLDAAEKKATAAEKKATTAEKKLEESDATVSRLVKREMALESQVGTAQKRVAEIEKEKQIAEAELATWKAKYKDVVKQGKGAILATEEALKAQVKIVAPEFDTSAIGVLKVIKDGKIVDVPKK